A region of Chitinophaga horti DNA encodes the following proteins:
- a CDS encoding redoxin domain-containing protein codes for MRLIILIAGCLFFLSASAQQPKSKSNESIRLKTLEGKPLTLPGFAKKLTAIVFLSPDCPLSRNYSIVLKEIQQSWKNDLQVVGVFPGNSNNEEEIKAFRDKYKIDFDLVQDKKLTLVNFSGASITPEVFLYDDQGVLRYKGAIDDWAISLGKKKIKAEHHYLRDAIDHFLQHKAISPAATSAVGCFISQ; via the coding sequence ATGAGACTAATCATTTTGATCGCAGGCTGCCTCTTTTTTTTATCAGCAAGTGCACAGCAGCCAAAATCTAAATCTAACGAAAGCATCAGGCTAAAAACATTGGAAGGAAAACCCCTGACCTTACCCGGCTTTGCCAAAAAGCTTACTGCTATTGTATTTCTTTCCCCGGACTGCCCGCTTAGCCGCAACTACTCCATTGTCCTGAAAGAAATTCAACAATCCTGGAAAAATGACCTGCAGGTGGTAGGAGTGTTTCCAGGCAACAGTAACAATGAAGAAGAGATCAAAGCTTTCAGAGATAAATACAAAATAGATTTTGACCTGGTGCAGGATAAAAAATTAACGCTGGTAAATTTCAGCGGCGCCTCCATCACTCCGGAAGTTTTTCTCTACGACGATCAGGGCGTATTACGCTACAAGGGCGCAATCGACGACTGGGCTATCAGCCTGGGCAAAAAGAAGATAAAGGCCGAACATCATTATCTTCGCGACGCGATCGATCATTTTTTACAGCATAAAGCAATCAGCCCGGCAGCTACGTCAGCGGTGGGTTGTTTTATCAGCCAATAA
- a CDS encoding ROK family protein: MKVIEDLLDEGSIVESGYAPSSGGRRPVIYAMRPDAMFVVSVAMDQVFTRIALLDMENRPVTPVTEFELPLNHNPGAIAQLMERIREVIIAADVPSEKIVGVGIGMPGFVDFENGINYSISFNGNQTITEYLTDALGLPVYIDNDSSLIALAEFRFGAARDKKNVTVINIGWGIGLGMILNGELFRGHDGFAGEFSHIPIFNNNKLCSCGKSGCLETEASLQVVIEKAANGLRSGRLSALGDGFPAGHAQEDWESIVKAAHRGDRFVVELLSKTGYDIGKAVAILIHLMNPQSVVLSGRGTAAGKVWEAPVQQALNEHSIPRLAANTQLAISTLGYQAELIGAVALVMENKVKEYKLNHKKIRAFS, translated from the coding sequence ATGAAAGTGATAGAGGATTTGCTGGACGAAGGCTCTATCGTAGAATCGGGCTATGCACCCTCCAGTGGTGGCAGGCGGCCTGTTATTTACGCGATGCGGCCGGATGCTATGTTCGTCGTGTCTGTAGCAATGGACCAGGTATTTACGCGCATTGCGCTGCTCGATATGGAAAACCGCCCTGTAACACCAGTAACGGAATTTGAGCTTCCGCTGAATCATAACCCGGGCGCCATCGCTCAATTGATGGAACGCATACGGGAAGTGATCATCGCCGCCGACGTTCCCAGTGAAAAGATTGTAGGCGTAGGTATCGGGATGCCCGGCTTCGTGGACTTTGAAAATGGCATCAATTATTCGATCTCTTTTAACGGCAATCAAACTATTACAGAATACCTGACGGATGCCCTGGGCTTACCCGTTTATATCGATAACGACTCCAGCCTGATTGCACTGGCGGAGTTCCGCTTTGGTGCCGCCCGCGATAAGAAAAATGTGACGGTCATCAATATCGGCTGGGGCATTGGTTTGGGCATGATCCTGAATGGCGAACTATTTCGCGGCCATGACGGTTTTGCGGGCGAGTTTAGTCACATCCCGATTTTTAACAACAACAAATTATGCAGCTGCGGCAAAAGCGGCTGCCTGGAAACCGAAGCCTCCCTGCAAGTCGTCATAGAAAAGGCCGCCAATGGTCTGCGCTCCGGCAGGCTGTCCGCCCTCGGCGACGGCTTCCCCGCCGGTCATGCACAGGAAGACTGGGAGTCGATCGTAAAAGCAGCACACCGGGGAGATCGTTTCGTAGTGGAATTGCTTTCGAAGACCGGTTACGATATCGGCAAGGCTGTCGCGATCCTTATTCATTTGATGAATCCGCAGTCGGTAGTTTTGAGCGGTCGCGGAACGGCGGCCGGCAAGGTGTGGGAAGCGCCCGTACAGCAGGCGCTCAATGAGCACAGCATTCCGCGGCTGGCAGCCAATACGCAACTGGCCATATCAACGCTGGGTTACCAGGCGGAGTTGATAGGAGCGGTAGCATTGGTGATGGAAAATAAGGTAAAGGAATATAAGTTGAATCATAAAAAGATCCGGGCGTTCTCTTAG
- a CDS encoding SusD/RagB family nutrient-binding outer membrane lipoprotein, which yields MKKIFINVSFAAVLLAMGCSRDRYAELNTDPSQVGVTVVLPEMLFPNAPLALHTNDFEAYYDFNRNIEYWIGAWVPLGGNSGIITRFRTPTTASSYPYRYDNLYFRETTGAGGAMLGLREVIDKMPAGERAKHLHMRAISYVPMAYGAFNLSDAIGSVAYTQGMRARYTDPPLLKPKFDTQEALYDTLENELKAAVAVLSAPPSVEQKKLGTYDLYFRGTGNESLNWAQAANSLRLRIAMRMLKRKPQAAAAIINSVLTDAVGPINSRASNWVFKGGENVGNGGNYNLAAALSGQKASIDFQYKTTDPRMRIMYQKVALTEAQFNTFKANGTIAASEVYQTYRGRPTSPDAQNNPATRFYFNYITGTTAYVSYMQQALFNRAVGLGFLNYPVITYAEVCFMRAELAARGITAENAAEWYYKGIDASCADYDQWGKDANVAEYVALSTAEVTAYKNHPDIVYNPAKGVEQIAIQQFFHHWKNPSELWANIRRTGYPSPTGVVFQAERIMNNGVEQVMPRRWSLFMPPITDLNYENRKAAIEEMQKDPELGDLTDITGRVWWDKK from the coding sequence ATGAAGAAAATATTCATAAATGTAAGCTTTGCGGCAGTTTTGCTGGCTATGGGATGTAGCCGCGACAGGTATGCAGAGTTGAACACAGACCCATCGCAGGTGGGCGTGACTGTTGTACTGCCCGAAATGTTGTTCCCGAATGCGCCGCTTGCATTGCATACGAACGACTTTGAAGCGTACTACGATTTTAACCGTAACATCGAATATTGGATAGGTGCATGGGTGCCATTGGGCGGTAACAGCGGTATTATTACCCGTTTCAGAACACCTACTACAGCTTCCAGCTATCCGTATCGCTACGATAACTTGTACTTCCGCGAAACAACAGGTGCGGGTGGTGCAATGTTGGGGCTGCGTGAGGTAATTGATAAAATGCCGGCAGGTGAGAGAGCGAAGCACTTACACATGCGTGCGATTTCCTACGTTCCAATGGCGTATGGCGCGTTCAACCTCTCTGATGCGATAGGAAGTGTTGCTTATACACAAGGTATGCGTGCCCGCTACACCGATCCCCCGCTGCTAAAGCCTAAATTTGATACACAGGAAGCGCTCTATGATACACTGGAAAACGAGCTGAAGGCTGCCGTGGCAGTTTTAAGCGCACCACCATCTGTGGAACAGAAAAAGCTCGGTACGTATGATCTGTACTTCCGTGGTACAGGTAACGAGTCGCTCAACTGGGCGCAGGCGGCTAACTCGCTGAGGTTGCGTATCGCTATGCGTATGTTGAAAAGAAAACCACAGGCAGCCGCAGCGATCATCAACAGCGTGCTGACAGATGCCGTGGGTCCTATCAACAGCAGGGCTTCCAACTGGGTATTTAAAGGTGGCGAGAACGTAGGTAATGGTGGTAACTATAACCTGGCCGCGGCACTTTCCGGTCAGAAAGCGTCTATCGACTTCCAGTACAAAACTACCGATCCGCGTATGCGTATCATGTACCAGAAAGTGGCACTTACCGAAGCGCAATTCAACACATTTAAAGCAAACGGTACGATCGCCGCTTCAGAGGTTTATCAAACCTACCGTGGTCGTCCGACCAGCCCGGATGCTCAGAACAACCCGGCTACAAGGTTCTATTTCAACTACATCACCGGTACTACTGCCTACGTATCTTACATGCAACAGGCACTGTTTAACCGCGCCGTCGGCCTTGGTTTCCTCAACTATCCTGTAATCACCTACGCTGAGGTATGCTTCATGCGTGCAGAACTGGCAGCAAGAGGTATTACTGCTGAAAATGCGGCTGAATGGTATTACAAAGGTATTGATGCTTCCTGCGCAGATTATGACCAGTGGGGTAAGGACGCGAACGTAGCTGAATACGTAGCGCTGAGTACAGCGGAAGTAACCGCCTATAAAAATCACCCGGATATCGTGTACAATCCAGCAAAAGGTGTTGAACAAATCGCCATCCAGCAGTTCTTTCACCACTGGAAAAACCCAAGCGAATTGTGGGCAAATATCAGGAGAACTGGTTACCCAAGCCCGACCGGCGTTGTGTTCCAGGCAGAACGTATCATGAACAACGGCGTTGAGCAGGTAATGCCGCGCCGCTGGTCACTGTTCATGCCGCCGATCACCGACCTGAACTACGAAAACCGCAAGGCGGCGATCGAAGAAATGCAGAAAGATCCCGAACTGGGCGATCTTACCGACATCACAGGCCGCGTTTGGTGGGATAAGAAATAG
- a CDS encoding c-type cytochrome: MPKRLLILLFLFSFSASQAQTFSDVAPILVRKCGSCHRPGDAGPFPLLKYEDYAKRLSFIEEVITSGYMPPWRADTAYRHFANERGLTTEERTKILAWIKAKGPKGKPVDVEATAAATNRKPDLVLQTKTKFLVKGDNLERFVEFKVPFELPADKTVEAVELVTNNRKIIHHINYGFYRVADKAIDINAGVSTINTMDREANVLAFQPFKKEMVYYTGWIPGSSTEYYPGDFGWALPARGVVIFTAHYAAIAADEESVVGVNVYFKDGPVKRPVRIISVGSGGVGERDITPALVIRPNTVSSYELKMRTPEEQSLLYVWPHMHLLGKSFEAFVVTPAKDTIRLVHIPEWDFRWQELYRFKKPVKIPQGSIIHMKGTYDNTAANPVNPNKPPKYVFSSGNMKSDDEMFTLLLIYAQYQPGDEQMVLE, translated from the coding sequence ATGCCCAAGCGTTTACTCATCTTATTATTCCTGTTTTCTTTTTCTGCTTCACAAGCGCAAACTTTTTCAGACGTAGCGCCTATTTTGGTCCGGAAATGTGGTAGTTGCCACCGCCCGGGCGATGCAGGCCCTTTTCCATTATTGAAGTACGAAGACTACGCCAAACGCCTTTCATTTATAGAAGAGGTAATTACCAGCGGCTACATGCCACCGTGGCGCGCCGACACGGCGTACCGGCACTTCGCGAACGAGCGCGGACTAACGACTGAAGAGCGCACGAAAATACTGGCCTGGATCAAAGCAAAAGGCCCAAAAGGTAAACCGGTGGACGTGGAGGCTACTGCTGCTGCGACGAATCGTAAGCCAGACCTGGTGCTGCAAACGAAAACCAAATTCCTCGTGAAGGGCGATAACCTCGAAAGGTTCGTGGAGTTTAAAGTACCGTTCGAATTGCCTGCCGATAAAACGGTGGAGGCCGTAGAGCTGGTAACAAACAATCGTAAAATCATTCATCATATCAACTACGGTTTTTATCGCGTGGCCGATAAAGCAATCGATATAAACGCAGGGGTAAGCACGATCAATACGATGGACCGTGAGGCGAATGTGCTGGCATTTCAGCCTTTTAAAAAGGAAATGGTGTACTACACCGGCTGGATACCAGGATCATCGACAGAGTATTATCCCGGCGATTTCGGATGGGCACTGCCTGCCCGCGGCGTGGTGATCTTTACGGCGCACTACGCTGCCATAGCGGCGGATGAAGAGTCGGTAGTGGGCGTCAATGTCTACTTTAAAGATGGACCGGTAAAACGCCCGGTACGAATTATCAGTGTGGGTTCCGGCGGAGTGGGAGAGCGGGATATTACGCCGGCGCTGGTGATCAGGCCTAATACGGTAAGCAGTTATGAACTGAAGATGCGTACGCCGGAGGAACAGTCACTGTTGTATGTATGGCCGCACATGCACCTGTTGGGGAAATCGTTCGAAGCTTTTGTGGTTACACCTGCAAAAGATACGATACGGCTGGTGCACATCCCTGAATGGGACTTTCGCTGGCAGGAGTTATACCGGTTTAAAAAGCCGGTGAAGATACCGCAAGGATCCATTATTCATATGAAAGGCACCTACGATAATACAGCGGCAAATCCGGTGAACCCCAATAAACCGCCGAAGTATGTTTTTTCAAGTGGAAACATGAAATCGGATGATGAAATGTTTACGCTGTTACTGATTTACGCTCAATACCAGCCCGGCGACGAGCAGATGGTATTAGAGTGA